A stretch of the Dyella telluris genome encodes the following:
- the hmgA gene encoding homogentisate 1,2-dioxygenase — MSASKQQYQSGFANEFATEALPGVLPDGQNSPQAAPLGLYAEQISGTAFTAPRHSNRRSWLYRIRPAAMHHPFEAMPEGRFHNRFNEVPANPNQLRWSPFPLPTEPTDFIDGLFTVAGNGSPADQTGVGIHMYAANRSMQGRYFYNADGELLIVPQEGRLKLATEMGVIELEPLEIAVIPRGVRFRVELLDGTARGYIAENFGALLRLPDLGPIGSNGLANARDFLTPVAAYEDVEGQFELIAKFQGQLWRAGINHSPLDVVGWHGNYAPYKYDLRRFNTIGSISYDHPDPSIFLVLHSASDTEGVSNMDFVIFPPRWLVAQHTFRPPWFHRNIASEFMGLITGAYDAKAEGFSPGGASLHNCMSGHGPDAATYEKASTRDLSQPDVITGTMAFMFETRRVIHPTKQALASPELQGNYYECWQGIQKHFTGK, encoded by the coding sequence ATGTCAGCCAGCAAGCAGCAGTACCAGTCCGGTTTCGCCAACGAATTCGCCACCGAGGCCTTGCCCGGCGTGCTGCCTGACGGGCAGAACTCGCCGCAGGCCGCGCCGCTTGGCCTGTACGCCGAGCAGATCTCCGGCACGGCGTTCACCGCGCCGCGCCACAGCAACCGGCGCAGCTGGCTGTACCGCATCCGTCCGGCGGCCATGCACCATCCGTTCGAGGCGATGCCGGAGGGCCGCTTCCACAATCGCTTCAACGAAGTGCCGGCCAACCCGAACCAGTTGCGCTGGAGCCCGTTCCCGCTGCCCACCGAGCCCACCGACTTCATCGACGGCCTGTTCACCGTGGCCGGCAACGGCAGCCCGGCCGATCAGACGGGCGTGGGCATCCACATGTACGCGGCCAATCGCTCGATGCAGGGCCGCTACTTCTACAACGCCGACGGCGAACTGCTGATCGTGCCGCAGGAAGGGCGCCTGAAACTGGCGACCGAAATGGGCGTGATCGAGCTGGAGCCGCTGGAGATCGCCGTGATTCCGCGCGGCGTGCGTTTCCGCGTGGAGCTGCTGGACGGCACCGCGCGTGGCTATATCGCCGAAAACTTCGGCGCGCTGCTGCGCCTGCCGGACCTTGGCCCCATCGGCAGCAACGGCCTGGCCAACGCGCGTGATTTCCTGACGCCGGTGGCCGCGTACGAGGACGTGGAAGGCCAGTTCGAGCTGATCGCCAAGTTCCAGGGCCAGCTGTGGCGTGCCGGCATCAACCATTCGCCGCTGGACGTGGTGGGCTGGCATGGCAACTACGCGCCTTACAAGTACGACCTGCGTCGCTTCAATACCATTGGCTCGATCAGTTACGACCACCCCGACCCGAGCATCTTCCTGGTGCTGCACTCGGCCAGCGATACCGAGGGCGTGAGCAACATGGATTTCGTGATCTTCCCGCCGCGCTGGCTGGTGGCGCAGCACACGTTCCGTCCGCCGTGGTTCCACCGCAACATCGCCAGCGAGTTCATGGGCCTGATCACTGGTGCCTACGACGCCAAGGCCGAGGGTTTTTCGCCGGGCGGCGCCTCGCTGCACAACTGCATGAGCGGCCACGGCCCGGATGCCGCCACCTATGAAAAGGCCTCGACGCGCGACCTGTCGCAGCCGGACGTGATCACTGGCACGATGGCCTTCATGTTCGAGACGCGCCGCGTGATCCATCCGACGAAGCAGGCACTGGCTTCGCCGGAGCTGCAGGGCAATTACTACGAGTGCTGGCAGGGCATCCAGAAGCACTTCACCGGCAAGTAA
- a CDS encoding DUF5362 domain-containing protein, with protein sequence MSDSFSSLGQASTASPASPAIQDLSQPLASGKGWMKFVGVLFIIQGALTALSIVGIIIAWLLIWIGVLLMQSANAIERAQVSGDAAALKEALARLRTYFVIQAVMFIVSIAAIVVYIAVAGAMLGAILPHGGGWGR encoded by the coding sequence ATGTCCGACTCGTTCTCCTCGCTGGGTCAGGCCAGCACGGCCAGCCCGGCCAGCCCGGCCATCCAGGACCTCAGCCAGCCGCTTGCATCGGGCAAGGGGTGGATGAAGTTCGTGGGCGTCCTGTTCATCATCCAGGGTGCCCTTACCGCCCTTTCCATCGTTGGCATCATCATCGCCTGGCTGCTGATCTGGATCGGCGTGCTGCTGATGCAATCCGCCAATGCCATCGAACGCGCCCAGGTGAGCGGTGACGCCGCCGCACTGAAGGAAGCACTGGCCAGGCTGCGTACTTACTTCGTGATCCAGGCCGTGATGTTCATCGTCAGCATCGCCGCCATCGTGGTGTACATCGCCGTGGCCGGTGCGATGCTCGGCGCCATCCTTCCGCACGGCGGCGGCTGGGGACGCTGA
- the hppD gene encoding 4-hydroxyphenylpyruvate dioxygenase: MSAQPNLGMQVTTFENPMGINGFEFVEFAAPAGRGHELHDLFKSMGFSAVLKHKSRAITVYRQGGVNLLVNEDPNSFAAEFAQAHGPCAAGFAIRFQKPAKEVYDVVLGNGGETVSEKAHASRAVNAPAVKGIGDCMLYLIDRYGDNGSIYEGDYEPIAGADQNPKGFGLTFIDHLTHNLYFGNMQKWSDYYERLFNFREIRYFDIKGAKTGLVSKAMTAPDGIVRIPLNESSDPKSQINEYLDAYHGEGIQHIALFTDNIYDTVEAMRAKGVEFLDTPETYFDVIDLRIPDNGEDVPRLKKNKILIDADPETKQRKLLQIFTQNNIGPIFFEIIQRKGNEGFGEGNFQALFESIERDQMKRGVL; encoded by the coding sequence ATGAGCGCGCAGCCCAATCTTGGCATGCAGGTCACCACCTTCGAAAATCCCATGGGCATCAATGGGTTCGAGTTCGTCGAGTTTGCCGCCCCGGCAGGCCGAGGCCACGAGCTGCATGACCTGTTCAAGAGCATGGGCTTCAGCGCGGTGCTCAAGCACAAGTCGCGTGCGATCACGGTATATCGCCAGGGCGGTGTGAACCTGCTGGTCAACGAAGACCCCAATTCCTTTGCCGCCGAGTTCGCCCAGGCCCATGGCCCGTGTGCGGCGGGTTTCGCCATCCGCTTCCAGAAGCCGGCGAAGGAGGTCTATGACGTGGTGCTGGGCAACGGTGGCGAAACCGTGAGCGAAAAGGCGCATGCGTCGCGCGCGGTGAACGCGCCGGCCGTGAAGGGCATCGGCGATTGCATGCTGTACCTGATCGACCGTTACGGCGACAACGGCAGCATCTACGAAGGCGACTACGAGCCGATCGCCGGCGCCGACCAGAACCCGAAGGGTTTCGGCCTGACCTTCATCGACCACCTCACGCACAATCTCTACTTCGGCAACATGCAGAAGTGGTCCGATTACTACGAGCGCCTGTTCAACTTCCGCGAGATCCGCTACTTCGACATCAAGGGCGCGAAGACGGGCCTGGTGTCCAAGGCCATGACCGCGCCGGACGGCATCGTGCGCATTCCGCTCAACGAGTCGAGCGACCCCAAGTCGCAGATCAACGAATACCTCGACGCGTACCACGGTGAAGGCATCCAGCACATCGCCCTGTTCACCGACAATATCTACGACACGGTCGAAGCGATGCGCGCCAAGGGCGTGGAGTTCCTCGACACGCCGGAGACGTATTTCGATGTGATCGACCTGCGCATTCCCGACAATGGCGAAGACGTGCCGCGCCTGAAGAAGAACAAGATCCTGATCGACGCCGACCCGGAGACCAAGCAGCGCAAGCTGCTGCAGATCTTCACGCAGAACAACATCGGCCCGATCTTCTTCGAGATCATCCAGCGCAAGGGCAACGAGGGTTTCGGCGAAGGCAACTTCCAGGCGCTGTTCGAGTCCATCGAACGCGACCAGATGAAGCGCGGCGTGCTGTAA
- a CDS encoding MarR family winged helix-turn-helix transcriptional regulator, which produces MKPFARGDAAVAEEHHPDHAPLELENFLPYRLSILSNAVSQAIADDYQRRFDLSMTEWRVMAVLGRFEGLSAREVAERTLMDKVAVSRALSKLVETGWVTRATHDGDKRRSVLGLSEAGWAIHEVVAPMAREHERHLLSHLDEEERSWLLRILDKLQAMEPK; this is translated from the coding sequence ATGAAACCATTTGCAAGGGGCGACGCAGCAGTGGCCGAAGAACACCATCCCGACCATGCACCGCTGGAGCTGGAAAATTTCCTGCCGTACCGGCTTTCCATCCTGTCCAACGCGGTCAGCCAGGCCATTGCCGACGACTATCAGCGCCGTTTTGACCTGAGCATGACGGAATGGCGCGTGATGGCCGTGCTGGGCCGTTTCGAGGGCCTGTCAGCCCGCGAGGTCGCCGAGCGCACCCTGATGGACAAGGTCGCCGTGAGCCGCGCCCTGTCGAAGCTGGTGGAAACGGGCTGGGTCACGCGCGCCACCCACGACGGCGACAAGCGCCGCTCCGTGCTTGGCCTGAGCGAGGCCGGCTGGGCCATCCACGAGGTCGTGGCACCCATGGCCCGCGAGCACGAGCGCCATCTGCTGTCCCATCTGGACGAAGAGGAGCGCAGCTGGCTGCTGCGCATCCTGGACAAGCTGCAGGCGATGGAACCGAAGTAA
- a CDS encoding peptide MFS transporter has translation MSDTNAVTAPSVPDYPQTMGHPRPLWMLFMTEFWERFAFYGMRWALTLYIVAEFFNGDASGQGFASRTYGAYLALVYAAAVFGGYVADRIIGYQRSILVGAVVMSAGLFMIMLPDERIFLLGLSTVIVGNGLFKPNISSMVGQLYGVSDARRDRGFTLFYMGINAGALVSPLVTGWMASYFTDTPMQQNYKLVFLASGIGMLISLVWFWIGRRQLKGVGRPSPEQANRMRVVYVLLGCVLAIPLVYLVMAKAGAIVLQWMLTVLFVGLSLLLLVEGFREGKVQRNRVFAMLIIFVFNVLFWMFYEQAGSSFNFLAQNIVDRQMFGGWEFPVGWFQSVAPLALVLLAPFVSLAWGWLDKRNLEPSIPRKFGLGLLGNAVAFIVLMYALSSLVDSRNLIPFWPLVLVYVLQTLGELCLSPIGLSMVTKLAPVRLVGFAMGGWFLSTGIGNNLSGIFAGHVSGKTGMTVASALSGFTFSFWLLAGAGALLFLIAPLINRLMHGVK, from the coding sequence ATGAGCGACACGAACGCCGTCACCGCACCTTCGGTGCCCGATTACCCGCAGACCATGGGGCATCCGCGCCCGTTGTGGATGCTTTTCATGACGGAGTTCTGGGAGCGCTTCGCGTTCTACGGCATGCGCTGGGCGCTGACGCTGTACATCGTGGCGGAGTTCTTCAACGGCGATGCGTCAGGACAGGGTTTCGCCAGCCGCACCTACGGCGCCTACCTGGCGCTGGTGTACGCGGCGGCAGTGTTCGGTGGCTACGTGGCGGATCGCATCATCGGTTACCAGCGGTCGATCCTGGTCGGCGCGGTAGTGATGTCGGCGGGCCTGTTCATGATCATGCTGCCGGACGAGCGGATCTTTCTGCTCGGCCTGTCCACGGTGATCGTGGGCAATGGCCTGTTCAAGCCGAATATCTCCTCGATGGTGGGGCAGCTTTACGGGGTGAGTGATGCGCGGCGAGACCGCGGTTTCACGCTGTTCTACATGGGCATCAACGCGGGCGCGCTGGTGTCGCCGCTGGTGACCGGCTGGATGGCCAGCTACTTCACCGATACGCCGATGCAGCAGAACTACAAGCTGGTGTTCCTGGCGTCCGGCATCGGCATGCTGATCAGCCTGGTGTGGTTCTGGATCGGTCGCCGCCAGCTCAAGGGCGTGGGTCGTCCTTCGCCGGAACAGGCCAACCGCATGCGCGTGGTCTATGTGCTGCTCGGCTGCGTGCTGGCCATTCCGCTGGTGTACCTGGTGATGGCCAAGGCGGGCGCCATCGTGTTGCAGTGGATGCTCACCGTGCTGTTCGTGGGCCTGTCGCTGCTGTTGCTGGTGGAGGGTTTCCGCGAGGGCAAGGTGCAGCGCAACCGCGTGTTCGCGATGCTGATCATCTTTGTCTTCAACGTGCTGTTCTGGATGTTCTACGAACAGGCCGGCAGCTCGTTCAATTTCCTGGCGCAGAACATCGTGGACCGCCAGATGTTCGGCGGCTGGGAATTCCCGGTGGGCTGGTTCCAGTCCGTCGCGCCGCTGGCGCTGGTGCTGCTGGCGCCGTTCGTGTCGCTGGCCTGGGGCTGGCTGGACAAGCGCAACCTGGAGCCGTCCATCCCGCGCAAGTTCGGCCTGGGCCTGCTGGGCAACGCGGTGGCCTTCATCGTGCTGATGTATGCGCTCTCCAGCCTGGTGGACAGCCGCAACCTGATCCCGTTCTGGCCGCTGGTGCTGGTCTATGTGCTGCAGACGCTGGGCGAGCTGTGCCTGTCGCCGATCGGCCTGTCGATGGTGACCAAGCTGGCACCGGTGCGCCTGGTGGGCTTCGCCATGGGCGGCTGGTTCCTCTCCACCGGCATCGGCAACAACCTGTCAGGCATCTTCGCGGGCCACGTGAGTGGCAAAACCGGCATGACGGTAGCCTCGGCGCTCAGCGGTTTTACCTTCAGCTTCTGGTTGCTGGCGGGTGCGGGCGCGCTGCTGTTCCTGATCGCGCCGCTGATCAACCGGTTGATGCATGGGGTGAAGTAA
- a CDS encoding peptide MFS transporter, which translates to MSNTAETAPASAPDFPQMLGHPRPLWMLFMTEFWERFAFYSVSWALALYIVAHFFNGDPAGEAWASKIYGAYTALIYATSIFGGYVADKVIGYQRSILIGAAVMAAGLFVVMLPSKPLFLLGLAMVVVGNGLFKPNISSMVGQLYGPKDERRDRGFTLFYMGINGGALLAPLLTGWLAGYFTDTPTQENYRIVFGAAGVGMVLSLLWFWFGRRGLKNVGRPAPDAASRMRVVWVLVAVAVAVPLVYLLFAFIGANGLQWLLSLLFVGVAAMLIVEAIRHDRVQLERVIAMLIIFAFNILFWMMYFQLGTSFNFLAANMVDRQMFGGWEFPVGWFQSVSPIAIIVLAPLVTQVWSLLAKRHKEPSIPRKFGLGLVFNGLGFTTLMYALTYSIDSHGLIPFWPLTACYVLQTIGELCLSPIGLSMVTKLAPPRLVGVAMGGWFLSMAVGGNLSGLLAGQISGESGMTAASALSGFTFSFWLLAGAGVLLLLISPLINRLMHGVR; encoded by the coding sequence ATGAGCAACACCGCCGAGACCGCACCCGCGTCCGCGCCCGATTTCCCGCAGATGCTTGGGCATCCGCGCCCGTTGTGGATGTTGTTCATGACGGAGTTCTGGGAGCGCTTCGCGTTCTACAGCGTGAGCTGGGCTCTGGCGCTTTATATCGTGGCGCACTTCTTCAACGGCGACCCAGCCGGTGAGGCGTGGGCCAGCAAGATCTATGGTGCGTATACCGCACTGATCTACGCCACCAGCATTTTCGGTGGGTACGTGGCCGACAAGGTCATCGGCTACCAGCGTTCCATCCTGATCGGTGCGGCCGTAATGGCGGCTGGCCTGTTCGTGGTGATGCTGCCGAGCAAGCCGCTGTTCCTGCTGGGCCTGGCCATGGTCGTGGTGGGCAATGGCCTGTTCAAGCCGAATATTTCGTCGATGGTTGGCCAGCTTTACGGGCCGAAGGACGAACGCCGCGATCGCGGATTCACGTTGTTCTACATGGGCATCAACGGTGGCGCGTTGCTGGCGCCGCTGCTCACCGGCTGGCTGGCCGGCTACTTCACCGACACGCCGACGCAGGAGAACTACCGGATCGTGTTCGGCGCTGCCGGCGTTGGCATGGTGTTGAGCCTGTTGTGGTTCTGGTTTGGCCGTCGCGGCCTGAAGAACGTGGGCCGACCGGCGCCGGATGCCGCCAGCCGCATGCGCGTGGTGTGGGTGCTGGTGGCCGTGGCCGTGGCGGTGCCGCTGGTCTACCTGCTGTTCGCCTTCATCGGCGCCAATGGCCTGCAGTGGCTGCTCAGCCTGCTGTTCGTGGGCGTGGCGGCCATGCTGATCGTGGAGGCGATCCGCCATGACCGGGTGCAGCTGGAGCGGGTGATCGCCATGCTGATCATCTTCGCCTTCAACATCCTGTTCTGGATGATGTATTTCCAGCTGGGCACGTCGTTCAATTTCCTGGCGGCGAACATGGTCGATCGCCAGATGTTCGGCGGCTGGGAGTTCCCGGTGGGCTGGTTCCAGTCGGTGAGCCCGATCGCCATCATCGTGCTGGCCCCGCTGGTGACGCAGGTGTGGTCGCTGCTGGCCAAGCGCCACAAGGAGCCTTCGATTCCGCGCAAGTTCGGCCTGGGCCTGGTGTTCAACGGCCTGGGTTTCACCACCCTGATGTATGCGCTGACCTATTCGATCGACAGCCACGGGCTGATCCCGTTCTGGCCGCTGACCGCCTGCTACGTGCTGCAGACCATCGGTGAGCTGTGCCTGTCGCCGATTGGCCTGTCGATGGTGACCAAGCTGGCGCCGCCGCGCCTGGTGGGCGTGGCGATGGGTGGCTGGTTTCTGTCGATGGCGGTGGGCGGCAATCTGTCTGGCTTGTTGGCAGGGCAGATCAGCGGTGAGAGCGGCATGACGGCGGCCTCGGCGCTTTCCGGGTTTACCTTCAGTTTCTGGTTGTTGGCGGGGGCGGGCGTGTTGTTGCTGCTGATCTCGCCGTTGATCAACCGGTTGATGCACGGGGTGCGGTGA
- a CDS encoding tryptophan 2,3-dioxygenase, whose translation MTENQRDLEAGIELDLNGRLTYGGYLRLDQLLTAQQPLSDPPHHDEMLFIVQHQVSELWMKLIIHELKSAVAHLCRDEIDPCLKILARVKQVQRQLFEQWAVLETLTPSEYLEFRGVLGSSSGFQSLQYRQIEFLLGNKNAQMLQVFAYDPAAQATLREVLEAPSLYDEFLRHLARRGHAVPAELTQRDWSQPYRRHEGLLPVLKRIYENRSTFWPEYHMCEQLVDVEGSFQMWRFRHMKTVERIIGRRRGTGGSSGVAFLKKALDLEFFPELLDVRTELGA comes from the coding sequence ATGACCGAGAACCAGCGCGACCTTGAGGCCGGCATCGAACTCGACCTGAACGGGCGGCTGACCTACGGGGGCTACCTGCGGCTGGACCAGCTGCTGACGGCCCAGCAGCCCCTGAGCGATCCGCCGCATCACGATGAGATGCTTTTCATCGTGCAGCACCAGGTGTCGGAGCTGTGGATGAAGCTGATCATCCACGAGCTGAAATCCGCGGTGGCGCACCTGTGCCGGGATGAGATCGATCCATGCCTGAAGATCCTGGCGCGGGTGAAGCAGGTGCAGCGCCAGTTGTTCGAGCAGTGGGCGGTGCTGGAAACGCTGACGCCCTCGGAATATCTGGAGTTTCGCGGGGTGCTGGGTTCTTCGTCGGGCTTCCAGTCGCTGCAGTACCGGCAGATCGAATTCCTGCTGGGCAACAAGAATGCCCAGATGCTTCAGGTGTTTGCGTACGACCCGGCAGCGCAGGCCACGCTGCGCGAGGTGCTCGAAGCGCCCAGCCTGTACGACGAGTTCCTGCGCCACCTGGCGCGCCGCGGCCACGCCGTGCCGGCCGAGCTGACCCAGCGCGACTGGTCGCAGCCTTACCGGCGGCATGAGGGTTTGCTGCCCGTGCTCAAGCGCATTTACGAAAACCGGTCGACGTTCTGGCCCGAGTACCACATGTGCGAGCAACTGGTGGATGTGGAAGGGAGTTTCCAGATGTGGCGTTTCCGCCATATGAAAACCGTGGAACGGATCATCGGACGCCGGCGCGGCACGGGTGGTTCCTCGGGCGTGGCGTTCCTGAAGAAGGCGCTGGACCTGGAGTTTTTTCCGGAGCTGCTGGATGTGCGGACGGAGTTGGGGGCGTGA
- the pdhA gene encoding pyruvate dehydrogenase (acetyl-transferring) E1 component subunit alpha, whose amino-acid sequence MSIAAKFEIEYLQYLDAEGKQVRDDLPEFAKDLDHMVELYKLMMSTRVFDAKSVALQRTGKLGTYASCLGHEAAHVGIGSAMKPEDVFAPSYREYGAQLYRGVQPREVYMYWGGDERGNDYQKEPARHDFAWSVPIATQCLHAAGSALAFKIRNEKRVAVCTIGDGGSSKGDFYGAINIAGAQNLPLVAVIVNNQWAISVPRKIQSGAPTLAQKGIAAGLHCIQVDGNDIIAVRKAMGDALDRARNGEGGAVLELVTYRLSDHTTADDARRYRGEQEVKDAWAKEPMKRLRNWLVAKGVWDDAKEEAWKNECDEWMDNEVNAYLETKTQPVTAMFDYTFAEVPADLAKQRDYVLSLEKKGH is encoded by the coding sequence GTGTCCATCGCCGCCAAGTTTGAAATCGAATACCTCCAGTATCTCGATGCTGAAGGCAAGCAGGTCCGTGACGACCTGCCCGAGTTTGCCAAGGACCTCGACCACATGGTCGAGCTCTACAAGCTGATGATGTCCACCCGCGTGTTCGACGCGAAGTCGGTGGCCCTGCAGCGCACCGGCAAGCTCGGCACCTATGCCAGCTGCCTCGGCCACGAGGCCGCTCACGTGGGCATCGGCAGCGCCATGAAGCCCGAAGACGTGTTCGCACCCAGCTACCGCGAATACGGTGCACAGCTGTACCGCGGCGTGCAGCCGCGCGAGGTGTACATGTACTGGGGCGGCGACGAGCGCGGCAACGACTACCAGAAGGAACCGGCACGCCACGACTTCGCCTGGTCGGTGCCGATTGCCACGCAGTGCCTGCACGCCGCCGGCTCCGCGCTGGCGTTCAAGATCCGCAACGAGAAGCGCGTGGCCGTGTGCACCATCGGTGACGGTGGTTCGTCCAAGGGCGACTTCTACGGCGCCATCAACATCGCCGGCGCGCAGAACCTGCCGCTGGTCGCGGTGATCGTGAACAACCAGTGGGCCATCTCGGTGCCGCGCAAGATCCAGTCGGGCGCACCCACGCTGGCGCAGAAGGGCATTGCGGCCGGCCTGCACTGCATCCAGGTGGACGGCAACGACATCATCGCCGTGCGCAAGGCCATGGGCGATGCCCTGGACCGCGCGCGCAACGGCGAAGGCGGCGCGGTGCTGGAGCTGGTGACCTATCGCCTCTCCGACCACACCACCGCCGACGATGCCCGCCGCTACCGTGGCGAGCAGGAAGTGAAGGACGCCTGGGCGAAGGAGCCGATGAAGCGCCTGCGCAACTGGCTGGTGGCCAAGGGCGTGTGGGACGACGCCAAGGAAGAAGCCTGGAAGAACGAGTGCGACGAGTGGATGGACAACGAGGTCAACGCTTACCTCGAAACCAAGACCCAGCCCGTCACGGCGATGTTCGACTACACCTTCGCCGAAGTTCCCGCCGATCTCGCCAAGCAGCGCGATTACGTTCTTTCGCTTGAGAAGAAGGGCCACTAA
- a CDS encoding alpha-ketoacid dehydrogenase subunit beta yields the protein MAQITLIEAVTQALAYEMAHDESVVVLGEDVGVNGGVFRATQGLQEKFGELRVLDTPLDETTIAGVTVGMAAQGMKPVAEAQFEGFIYPMMEQIACHAARLRNRTRGRITVPAVWRAPWGGGIRAPEHHSEANEHLFTNIPGLRVVMPSSPARAYGLLLAAIRDPDPVMFFEPKRIYRQYKEEVPDDGEALPLDVCFVLRDGTDVTIVTWGAQVKEALEAADELAAEGISAEVIDVATLTPLDFDTIAESVQKTGRCVIVHEAPKTAGFGAEIAARIAEECLYDLLAPVERVTGFDTHIPLFRLEMKYLPSTERVVEAAKRTMAAS from the coding sequence ATGGCACAGATCACCCTTATCGAAGCCGTCACCCAGGCGCTCGCCTATGAAATGGCGCACGACGAAAGCGTCGTGGTGCTGGGCGAAGACGTGGGCGTCAACGGCGGCGTGTTCCGCGCCACCCAGGGCCTGCAGGAAAAGTTCGGCGAACTGCGCGTACTCGACACGCCGCTGGACGAAACCACCATTGCCGGTGTCACCGTGGGCATGGCCGCCCAGGGCATGAAGCCGGTGGCCGAAGCGCAGTTCGAAGGCTTCATCTACCCGATGATGGAGCAGATCGCCTGCCACGCCGCCCGCCTGCGCAACCGCACGCGCGGCCGCATCACCGTGCCGGCCGTGTGGCGTGCACCGTGGGGCGGTGGCATCCGCGCACCGGAACATCACTCCGAGGCGAACGAGCACCTGTTCACCAACATCCCGGGCCTGCGCGTGGTCATGCCGTCGTCGCCGGCGCGTGCCTACGGCCTGCTGCTCGCCGCCATCCGCGATCCGGATCCGGTGATGTTCTTCGAGCCCAAGCGCATCTACCGCCAGTACAAGGAAGAAGTGCCCGATGACGGCGAGGCACTGCCGCTGGACGTGTGCTTCGTGCTGCGCGACGGCACCGACGTCACCATCGTCACCTGGGGTGCCCAGGTGAAGGAAGCGCTGGAAGCCGCCGACGAACTCGCCGCCGAAGGCATCAGCGCCGAAGTGATCGACGTGGCCACGCTGACCCCGCTGGACTTCGACACCATCGCCGAATCGGTGCAGAAGACCGGCCGCTGCGTGATCGTGCACGAAGCCCCCAAGACCGCCGGCTTTGGCGCGGAAATCGCCGCGCGCATCGCCGAGGAATGCCTGTACGACCTGCTGGCGCCGGTCGAGCGCGTCACCGGCTTCGACACGCACATTCCGCTGTTCCGCCTGGAAATGAAGTACCTGCCGAGCACCGAGCGCGTGGTGGAAGCCGCCAAGCGCACGATGGCCGCCAGCTAA